In Clostridia bacterium, the DNA window GCGCAGAACATCCTGGAGGAAGCAATACTGCTGGTGGAAAACTGCGGCTGCGAGGATGGCTGTCCTGCCTGCGTAGGAGACTATCACCTGGATAAGAAGCTGGTGCATTGGGGGCTTCAATCCATGCTAAAGGAAGCGAAGACTCCCGAAAACATAAAAAAGGCAGAGCTGGCTCCAAGGATAGTGATTGAGCATATGTGCAAGCTTTCTGAGCTGCCTGCAAGATGGGATGAGTTCGTACGCTTCCTGAGGTCGAAGGGTGAGTACATGAACAGCTTCCTGAGCACAATAGACAATGTTGAAGTGTCTGGTTCCCTTCTAAATATAGTAACGGACTTCAAGTTTTATGAGGAATGGATATTGGACCCATCCAATAAGCGAAAGCTTGTGAATACAATCAAGAGATATGTAGAGGTGCCATCGGGGTTTGATATAAGCGTTAAGGTCTTAAGCAAGACCCCGGGAGATATAGGCGAGAAGATAATGAGAAGGTATGACGATTTAGTGAAGTAGGTGAGTCCTTATATGGAGGATTTGTATAGAAAGCTTAAGGGACAGGAGAAGCCTGAGCTTCAAGAGCTGCTGCAGGACCTGGATAAGCTTAATGAATATCAGAGAGCCGCTGTATTGGATCACAGCAGGGTAATGCTTCTGAATGCCCAGGTAGGCAGTGGAAAGACTACAGTATTGATAAACAAGATACTTTATCTGCACTTTGCCAAGGGGATTCCTCTTGAAAGCATGGTAGTGCTCACCTTTACCAATAAAGCTGCGGAAGAGATAAAGATACGCATAAAGGAAAAGAACAAAAGCATAAAGGAGGAGGAGCTGCGTTTCTTCGGGACCTTTCACGGAGTATGCAGAACACTTCTCTCTTCTGTGCTTCCGGTAAAAGAGCTAGGATATACCAGCGGGTTCTCAATCTATGATGCTGATGAAATGCTGGAGCTGTATGAACGGGTAATAAATGAAAATGATCTGGCTTTGAAATACAAGAATAAGATAAGAAAAAGGATCGAACAGCACAGGCAGGGAAAGCTTCTTTATGGCAATATGAAGCATGATGATGACCTGACTGAATTCATCAAGCTTCTAGAAGCAGAAAAGAAACGCTGCAACGCAATGGAGTTTGATGATCTTATAGAGAATGCCACAGCTCTTCTGCGAAACCATGAATATGCCCCGGAATGGATAATTGTTGATGAGTTCCAGGACAGCGATGACAGACAGCTTGAGCTTATTGAGTGTATGAAGAAGGAAAAAACGCACGTTTTTGCTGTAGGGGATCCAAACCAGGTTATATATACATGGAGAGGCAGCAGAAAAGATATTTTTGGGGAGTTCAGAAAAGCATACAATGGGAATGAATTAACCCTTCCCATAAGCTATAGGTCCACCACAACTATTTTGGATGCTGCCAGAGTATTCCTTGAACCGGGACAGCTTATCAGGGGCATAAGGGACGAGGGTAAGCCCATAGTGGTGAAAAAACACCATAACACCTTCAATGAAGCCTTATACCTTTGCGACAGGATTAGGAAGCTTGTGAGCGAGGGTTTTAAGTACAGTGATTTTGCTGTACTATACAGAAAACAGAAGCAGTCGGAAGTGTTCACGAATGTATTTGAAAAAGGCGGAGTACCCTATGAGGTTTCTTTAAAGCGGACGCTCAAGGACATACCTGTATTGTATTGGCTTGTGAGGCTGTTAAAGGCAGCAGCTAATCCTAACGACAGGGATAGCGTTGCATACATGCTTAGGGATAACAGATACGGCTTGGGTATGGGGAAAAAGCAGATAAAGGAGATTATTTGCACCGTTGAGGCGGGTGACACCCCGGGTAACGAGCTGATGAAAAGGACCATTGAATTTAAAGCTTGGTGCGGCACTGATAATGAAATAGATGCTGTACGCATTTTCGAATATTTCGATCTTGGCGTATATCTGATGCCCACCTCCATAACCTATGAGGAGGATAGGACAAGGGTACTGAGTTTTCTTGGGGATATAACCAGGTATGCAGCTGACACTGGACAAGAGCTATATGCCAGTATTAAGGATTATCTGAATAACTCTGCACTGTATGGAAGTCAGTTGCTTAGTGAAAGAGCAGGGAAAAGCAGCGATTCAGTCAAGCTTATGACACTGCATGCCTCCAAGGGGCTGGAATTCAAGTGTGTGTTTATTTCTGCCGCCAATCTGGGGTTGATACCTATTCCGGCAAGAAAACCGGGAGAGGAAGAAGAGGAGAAGCGGCTGTTTTTCGTGGGTATAACCAGAGCTAAGGATTTTCTTGAGATATCCTATCATACAAACCCCGATGAGTTTGGTGTATACGGAATACCAAGCCCATACCTGAGGATGATTCCTCCTGAACTAATTGACAGTGAGGATTTTGTAAGCCGTGGAGCGAACCTTTCAGAGCTTCGCCGTGAGATAAAAGCAAATATCGACGTCAAGAGGATAGAGCACGATGCCCAGGCAGCAATACCTGAAATCAGTGATATAGTGAAGGTATACCATGAAAAGTATGGTCAGGGTATAGTAATTAGTGAAGATGAAGCCAATATTACGGCAGATTTCGAAGTATACGGAACAAAAGTGTTTTCCAAAGCATTTTGCCCGCTTACTTATGTTTAAATATGCTATAATAGTAGGAAAAGAAATTTGAAGGAGCTTACATGTTTGGATATATAATGCCGGAAAAGCCGGAGCTAAAGATGAAAGAATATGAGCTGTTCAGGGGTTATTACTGCGGCTTGTGCAAATCAATGGGCAGAAGCTTTGGGACCTTTTCAAGATTTGCACTTAATTATGACTCTGTTTTTTTGGGATTATTGCTTTCCTCAGTTCATAATGAGGTGCCTGTGCTTAAGAAAGAAAGCTGCATAGCCAATCCGGTGAAAAGAAAATGGATAGTAAAAAACAGCAGGCATATTGATTTTGCAGCAGACATTAATGTGCTGCTTACGTATTATAAATTGAAGGATAACATAAGGGATGAGGGCGGTTGGCTTCCGCGGATAGCACAAATGGCTTTCCGAAGAGGTTATAAAAATGCTGCCTCAAAAAACAAGAAGCTTGACGAAATCATAGCTGCTTCAATTTCGACACAGGTACTATTGGAGGAGCAGAAATGCAGTTCGATGGATGAAGCGGCGGAGCCCTTTGCAAATATGCTTAGCCAGTTGCTTGCCGCAGGCTACAGTGGTGAAGATCAGTCAATATCAAGGATTCTGGGCTGGATAGGCTACAATCTGGGAAAATGGGTTTACTTAATAGATGCATTTGATGATATGGAAAAGGATATAAAAAGCGGAAGCTATAATCCTCTTTTGCAGCAATACAAATATGAAAATCAGGATATTAAAGCTTTTAAGACGGGAATTGCAGATGAGGTTAGGATAAATCTTCTGCAGGCACTGTCACAGACCACGAGTTCTATAGAGCTATTGAAGCTGAGCAATAAAGGGATAATTGATAATATCTTATATGAAGGCCTATACGGCAAGACTGAGAAAGTATTGAGCTGCATAACCAGCGAAAAAAGGAGTTGCACGAGAGATGAGAAATCCATACGAAGTATTGGGAATTAGAGAAGGCACAGATGCAGAGGGAATAAAAAGAGCATATAGGGAGCTGGTTAAGAAGTACCACCCGGATCAGTACCAGAATAACCCCCTGTCAGATTTAGCTGAAGATAAGCTTAAGGAGATAAATGAGGCTTACGATTACCTTATGAAGAAGGCGGAGACACAAAAAGGGAGCAGGAGCTACAGTGCACAGGAGGGGCCAAGATACAGAAACGATCAGGAGGAAGCAGGCAGAGCCTACTATGACCAGGTAAGGACATATATAAATATGGGCAATGTTGCTGCTGCCGAGCAAATATTGGATGGAATCAGTTTCAGGGGTGGCGAGTGGCATTACCTCAAGGGACTTATCTTTATGCGACGAGGCTGGTACAATGAGGCAGTTACGAGCTTGAAGACCGCTGCGGATATGGAGCCCAGCAACTTTGAATTCAGAGATGCTCTGAACAGGGTAATGAATACAAACGGGCAGTATCAGTCAACGGTATATAACAGGAGAGGCTATAACAATGGACCTGACTTATGTGGCTTATGCCAGTGCATGGTCTGTACAGACTGCTGCTGCGAGTGCATGGGCGGGGACTTTCTTAGCTGCTGTTAACATAAGAGATGTAAAAATCATAGTTCTCTTATAATCTTTATAGGCGGTGACATTATGAGCAGGAAAATAGCTTTTATTGGTATATTTACCGGTGCAGCGGTGGTGCTTTTGTATATGGATTCAATAATGCCTACCGGCAAGCTGACATTATATTTTTTGGCATCTTTGCCCGTAGCCTTTGCGGTAATTGAGTTTGGGACAGGAGCAGGAATTGCACTATATTTCACTACATGTGTCCTGTCTGTACTGGTGACAGGCAATATATTTGGAATAGTGCCTTTCATGTTGTTTTTCGGGCATTACCCAATATCCAAGTATATAATAGAAAGGGGAAGGCAAGCGGCGGCTGAAATACTGCTTAAGCTTGCGGTCTTCAATATATCAGGACTTTTATGGTATTTGCTTTTCAAGAGTCTTTTCATTGCAGCTCTTCCTCCCCAATTCACCAAGAACAGCGTACTGTTGGTAGGTTTCATAGCGGCTTTGCAGCTGGTATTCTTTATATATGACTATGCATTTTCGAGACTGCTTTTTTATTATAAGTCCAGGTTGAGCATATTCAAGAGCAGATAGATAAATTCATAAAAGTCAGGGGGGATTATATGCTGGAAGAGAAAGTCGGGGGCAGGTACATAAGGGAGTGGAAGAGGGAAGACAACTCGGCAAACTAAAGAACTAATCTTAATTTACATTAGGGGGAGAATCGATAATGGGAAAATATGAAGAGACTCAGGCTAAAGTATTGAACTACTTTAACGACGGCTATAACTGCTGCGAATCAGTTGTAATGGCTGTATGTGATCATTTGGGTTTGGACAAGGAAATACCACAGAGAATCGCAACTCCTTTTGGAAGCGGAATGAGCAGGAACGGCAGCAACTGCGGTGCACTGAATGCAGCCTTCATCTGCATGGGCTTGGTGGGTGGAAGGAAGTCCAGCGAGGACAGCCGTGACACCTCATATATACCGGCAGACAGAGTATTTGCTAAGTTCAAAGAGAAATATGGCTCGGTCAGCTGCTATGATATAACAGGCGTAAATCTCAGAGATCCTGAGGTAGCTGCCAAGAACAAGGAAAGAATGCACAATGAGCTTTGCGGACCTATTGTGAAGCAAGTTACGCAGTGGGTGCTGGAGGAATTGGATAACAAGTAGAATAAAAGGCTGTAACCGTTTGGTTATAGCCTTTTTATCCCATATTTACATTTTGCCGCTGCAGTTCAGCACATTCTTTATCTTATGCTTCACCATGTTCGTTATAGCTTCTCTTGCCGGCTTCAGATACTGTCTCGGGTCGAAATCTCCTGGGTTTTCTGCAAAGTGCTTTCTTACAGAAGCAGTCATTGCAAGTCTCAGGTCTGTATCTATGTTTATTTTGCAAACTCCGAGCTTTCCAGCCCTTAAGAGCATATCCTCAGGAACACCTTGTGCTCCTGCAACGTTTCCACCGTACTTATTGCAAAGCGCCACAAACTCAGGAAGCACTGTTGAAGCTCCATGTAGAACTAATGGGTAGTTTGGCAGCAGCTTCGATATTTTCTCGAGTCTTGCAAAATCCAACTCAGGTTCGCCTTTGAACTTATATGCACCATGACTTGTACCTATAGCTATTGCAAGGGAGTCAACCCCTGTTCTTTGAACAAATTCAACTGCCTGATCAGGATCTGTATATGTAGCATCTTTTGCGGAAACCTTCACAGCATCCTCAACGCCTGCCAGCTTGCCCAGCTCAGCCTCTACAACCACACCTCTCGCATGAGCGTATTCAACAACCTTCTTTGTAACTGCTATGTTTTCTTCGAAGGAATGCTTGGAGCCGTCAATCATTACGGATGTGAAACCCCCATCTATGCAGGATTTGCAAATCTCAAAATCATCACCATGATCCAAGTGCAGGCAGATCGGGAGACCACTGTCTTCAACCGCTGCTTCAACCAACTTCATAAGATACACATGCTTCGCATATTTTCTTGCACCTGCAGAAACCTGGAGTATAAGAGGAGCTTTCTCTTCCTTTGCTGCATCAACGATACCCTGGATTATCTCCATGTTGTTGACATTGAACGCACCTACTGCATATTGACCTTCATATGCATTCTTGAACATTTCCTTTGTTGTTACTAATGGCATGATAATACCTCCTTTGATATATATAAGTATATCTAATATTTATAGTAGTCATTCACATTAGAATGAAACTATATTACATAGAAAACCATATAATGTTGCATTATATGAGATATATAATAGTATGGGTCAATATAAGTCCCGCTACATTAAAATGTGTCCATACCACTTTTTTATTATACCAGATATTTTCTCATTTGTACCAAAAAATTCAATAAAAAAAGAACTAATTTCGGGTGGAGTGCAGCTTACAGCTGAATACCCTAATTAGTTCAATTATTACAGCATTTCTACAATTTTCAGGTCAAGTCTGCTGCTAAGGTCGATTATCGAGTCTTTCGATTTTACAAGAGGCTTGGAAATCCTGTTGGAATTAATATATATTATCTCCGCTGTGGAGCCATCGCTCAGTTTGACCATGTTTCCAACATAATAGCTTGATATATGCTTTAAGAATGTAAGCATTATACCTGTATCACACTTGGTCAGATATTCACTTTCATACATTTCCAGCACGTCAAATGGCGGCTGACGCTTCTTGTATACACGGTTGGAGGTCATTGCGTCATATACGTCAACAACGGCGAGGACCTTCGCATAATAATGAATCTGGTTTGAGCGCAGTCCGAAGGGATATCCTGAGCCATCCTCTCTTTCGTGATGCATCAATACGCCAAGAGCAACATCCTTGCTTATGCTCTCATTTTGCTCCAGCATCTTATAGGCAGTCACCGGGTGTTTCTTAATCTCATCAAATTCTTTATTCGTAAGTGCGTCAGGCTTGTTCAGGATTTCCGGCGGCACCTTTGATTTTCCTATATCGTGCAATATCCCGCAATAAGAAAGCTGCTCAATTTGAGTATGACTGAGGTTCAGCCAGGAACCCAGCAGGGAGCAGAGCAGGGATACATTCAAGCTGTGAGTATATGTATATTCATTGATTGATCTTACCTTGCTCAGGCAATTAACCAAGTCGTTTATTGAATCGAAGTTATTGCTAAGGCTCTTGGAAACTTCATGTATGCGTTCCATTTCCAAGCCTCTACCGCAGCTTATATCCCATATCACTTGTTTGAACTCTTCAAGATTGTTGTTGTATTGTGCTTCAATAACAACCTGCTTCTTCTCCTTAAACTCATAATCCTTATAGACCTTAACAAAATTCAGGCCAAGTTTCATCAGCTTATTTATAGAGTACTCGTCCAATACGGAGTTCTGGTATAATATTACAGCTCCATAGTCGTTTACAATGTCTGATGCCAATACCATACCAGGTTCACAATCTGAAGTTTTCATTACTCGTACTTCGGCCATTATATCACCTGTTTCTTAAATTTGAAATGTAGGGTGAACAAAATCGCATTTACATAATAATTATAACAGAATTACATAATTATAGTAATAATAAATGCGGATAATAACTTGTCAGGTGCTGTCTGAATTTTTAGATTTACTGAAATATACAAAAATATACTTATAATTATGATTATATATAAAATATTCGCAAAGTAAAGATAATTAGAAATAATGTATAAAAAAGGGAATATTAGGTGGATTATGCAGAAGCGTCTAGAACTAGCCTGTTACAGTGTTTTATTGGGGTCAAAGGAGGAATTCATTGTGTTATGTAGAATATATAAATATCAAATATGATACTGAAAAGGTGAAAAAAATGCTTACTCTAAATATTCAATTGGATAATTTGATTTTTAAAGATATAACCAAGGATGATCTTGGCGATGTCTTGGATTTATATAACCAGAATGAGCAGAACATATATGCTACAGGTATAGATAGAAGGATGTCCCTGGAGGATATCAATGAGAAGTATCTGGAAGTGCTGGTTAACAGCCATGAATTTTTTACGGGTATTTTCCTCAGGGAGGGTGCTGGACTGCAAATGGTTGGTGTTATAAAAGGAAGGATAGATTATGAAAACAGTGAGGAAGCATGGATATCCTCAGTTCTTATTGACAACAGATACCAGAGGCTGGGTATAGGAACTAAGACTGTCGACATTTTGACTGACATGCTGAATAAGAGCTATGATGTTAAAAGATTCTATATAGGCATAATATCCGGAAACAATGTAGGAAAGTGTTTCTGGCAGAAGCTTGGGTTCATATATTTCAGGACTATTGAACAGTATATCAAGCTTAAGAACCTGGCAGCTGACTTTATAATAATGAAAAAGGAAACCACATAAAAAAAACTCCTGGTTCAATCCAGGAATTTTCATTATGTCTTGTTTTTCAAATTTGACATTATACTTCTTACGTAATTCTGAGTTTCTTTGTAAGGTGGTATCCCACCGTACTTTTTAACACTTCCGGGGCCTGCATTGTATGCCGCGAGAGCGTACTCAAGATTGCCGCCGAATTCAGACAGCATATCCTTCAGATATTTTACGCCTCCATCTATATTTTCCTTGGGGTCAAAAGCATTTCTCACGCCTAAAGCTTCTGCGGTTCCAGGCATTAACTGCATGAGTCCCATGGCCCCTGTGCTTGATACTGCCGTTGAGTTAAAGCCTGATTCTGCTTTTATAACTGCCCTTATTATATTGCTGTTGATATTATATTTTTTTGAAGCAGCTTCAATTAATTGACTATAATCGCCGCTCAACTGGCTTTGATCATCAGTTGTTCCAACAATCTCATTCTCAAGCATTTTCTCGAAGCTTGGGGGGGGTTCTTTTAGAAGCTTCACA includes these proteins:
- a CDS encoding J domain-containing protein, whose protein sequence is MRNPYEVLGIREGTDAEGIKRAYRELVKKYHPDQYQNNPLSDLAEDKLKEINEAYDYLMKKAETQKGSRSYSAQEGPRYRNDQEEAGRAYYDQVRTYINMGNVAAAEQILDGISFRGGEWHYLKGLIFMRRGWYNEAVTSLKTAADMEPSNFEFRDALNRVMNTNGQYQSTVYNRRGYNNGPDLCGLCQCMVCTDCCCECMGGDFLSCC
- a CDS encoding HD-GYP domain-containing protein; protein product: MKTSDCEPGMVLASDIVNDYGAVILYQNSVLDEYSINKLMKLGLNFVKVYKDYEFKEKKQVVIEAQYNNNLEEFKQVIWDISCGRGLEMERIHEVSKSLSNNFDSINDLVNCLSKVRSINEYTYTHSLNVSLLCSLLGSWLNLSHTQIEQLSYCGILHDIGKSKVPPEILNKPDALTNKEFDEIKKHPVTAYKMLEQNESISKDVALGVLMHHEREDGSGYPFGLRSNQIHYYAKVLAVVDVYDAMTSNRVYKKRQPPFDVLEMYESEYLTKCDTGIMLTFLKHISSYYVGNMVKLSDGSTAEIIYINSNRISKPLVKSKDSIIDLSSRLDLKIVEML
- the fba gene encoding class II fructose-1,6-bisphosphate aldolase, which produces MPLVTTKEMFKNAYEGQYAVGAFNVNNMEIIQGIVDAAKEEKAPLILQVSAGARKYAKHVYLMKLVEAAVEDSGLPICLHLDHGDDFEICKSCIDGGFTSVMIDGSKHSFEENIAVTKKVVEYAHARGVVVEAELGKLAGVEDAVKVSAKDATYTDPDQAVEFVQRTGVDSLAIAIGTSHGAYKFKGEPELDFARLEKISKLLPNYPLVLHGASTVLPEFVALCNKYGGNVAGAQGVPEDMLLRAGKLGVCKINIDTDLRLAMTASVRKHFAENPGDFDPRQYLKPAREAITNMVKHKIKNVLNCSGKM
- a CDS encoding C-GCAxxG-C-C family protein, translated to MGKYEETQAKVLNYFNDGYNCCESVVMAVCDHLGLDKEIPQRIATPFGSGMSRNGSNCGALNAAFICMGLVGGRKSSEDSRDTSYIPADRVFAKFKEKYGSVSCYDITGVNLRDPEVAAKNKERMHNELCGPIVKQVTQWVLEELDNK
- a CDS encoding GNAT family protein, which translates into the protein MCYVEYINIKYDTEKVKKMLTLNIQLDNLIFKDITKDDLGDVLDLYNQNEQNIYATGIDRRMSLEDINEKYLEVLVNSHEFFTGIFLREGAGLQMVGVIKGRIDYENSEEAWISSVLIDNRYQRLGIGTKTVDILTDMLNKSYDVKRFYIGIISGNNVGKCFWQKLGFIYFRTIEQYIKLKNLAADFIIMKKETT
- a CDS encoding ATP-dependent helicase, translated to MEDLYRKLKGQEKPELQELLQDLDKLNEYQRAAVLDHSRVMLLNAQVGSGKTTVLINKILYLHFAKGIPLESMVVLTFTNKAAEEIKIRIKEKNKSIKEEELRFFGTFHGVCRTLLSSVLPVKELGYTSGFSIYDADEMLELYERVINENDLALKYKNKIRKRIEQHRQGKLLYGNMKHDDDLTEFIKLLEAEKKRCNAMEFDDLIENATALLRNHEYAPEWIIVDEFQDSDDRQLELIECMKKEKTHVFAVGDPNQVIYTWRGSRKDIFGEFRKAYNGNELTLPISYRSTTTILDAARVFLEPGQLIRGIRDEGKPIVVKKHHNTFNEALYLCDRIRKLVSEGFKYSDFAVLYRKQKQSEVFTNVFEKGGVPYEVSLKRTLKDIPVLYWLVRLLKAAANPNDRDSVAYMLRDNRYGLGMGKKQIKEIICTVEAGDTPGNELMKRTIEFKAWCGTDNEIDAVRIFEYFDLGVYLMPTSITYEEDRTRVLSFLGDITRYAADTGQELYASIKDYLNNSALYGSQLLSERAGKSSDSVKLMTLHASKGLEFKCVFISAANLGLIPIPARKPGEEEEEKRLFFVGITRAKDFLEISYHTNPDEFGVYGIPSPYLRMIPPELIDSEDFVSRGANLSELRREIKANIDVKRIEHDAQAAIPEISDIVKVYHEKYGQGIVISEDEANITADFEVYGTKVFSKAFCPLTYV
- a CDS encoding DUF5685 family protein encodes the protein MFGYIMPEKPELKMKEYELFRGYYCGLCKSMGRSFGTFSRFALNYDSVFLGLLLSSVHNEVPVLKKESCIANPVKRKWIVKNSRHIDFAADINVLLTYYKLKDNIRDEGGWLPRIAQMAFRRGYKNAASKNKKLDEIIAASISTQVLLEEQKCSSMDEAAEPFANMLSQLLAAGYSGEDQSISRILGWIGYNLGKWVYLIDAFDDMEKDIKSGSYNPLLQQYKYENQDIKAFKTGIADEVRINLLQALSQTTSSIELLKLSNKGIIDNILYEGLYGKTEKVLSCITSEKRSCTRDEKSIRSIGN